The genomic window CGTGCATCTGGTGGTGATGGCGTTCGTTCTCGACCTGCTCGGCTATCGCACGTTCCAGGGTTCGACGGTCGGCGTCTTCGTCGTCACCACGGTGTTCTCGATCCCGGTCGCGTGGGCGCTGCATCGGATGCTGGAACGAGTGCTGCCCGGTCGTCCCCGCATCGAGCGGCACACGGTGACGATCGTCCGGCGCGACGCCGCCGCCGCGGTGCCTGCGCCCAGCCGGGTCGACTGACCGGGTGTCACATCCGCTCCACCGGCGGTGTCTCCATGTCGAGAACACACAACCGGAGGAGGAATCATGACCGGCAACACCCGAATCCCGAAGGCCGAGATGACCGGCGTCTACGCCGCGGTGGTGAAGCGAATGTCGCGCAAGATGCTCGGCGACGTGGCCGACCCGGTCGCCGTGACGTGGCACAACCGGAAGGTGCTGAACTTCAGCTTCACCGTCGGACGCAAGGTTCAGAAATGGGACAAGTGTGACGAGAATCTGAAGTCGTTCGCCCACATGGCGGTCGCGAGCCTGGTCGGCTGCAGCTTCTGCCTGGACTTCGGCTACTTCCAGGCGCACAACGAGGGACTCGACCTGGCCAAGGCCCGTGAGGTGCCGCGCTGGCGCGAGTCGGACGTCTTCACCCCGCTCGAGCGGGATGTCATGGAGTACGCCGAAGCGATGACGGCGACCCCTCCGACGGTCACCGACGAGCTGTCGGCCCGACTGCTCGACGCGCTCGGCCCGGCTGCGCTCGTGGAACTGACCGCGTTCGTCGCGGTCTCGAACCTCATGACCCGCACCAACACCGCACTCGGAGTCGAATCGCAGGAGTTCTCGGCGTCGTGTGGTCTGGAGCCGCTCGCCGTACGCTCGACGACATGACCGACGACCCGTTCGTCGCACACCGTAGCCTGCTCTTCACGGTCGCCTACGAGATGCTCGGCTCGGCCGCCGACGCGGAGGACGTCGTGCAGGAGACCTGGCTGCGGTGGGCCGACGTCGATCGGAGTGAGGTCCGCGAGCCGCGGGCCTATCTGGTCCGCATCGTCACCCGGCAGGCACTGAACCGGCTCCGGTCGCTGTCGCGCCGTCGGGAGGACTATGTCGGGGAGTGGCTGCCCGAACCGCTGCTCACCACGCCCGACATCGCCGACGACGTCGAACTCGCCGAGAACGTGTCGATCGCGATGCTCACAGTGCTCGAGACCCTCGGCCCGATCGAGCGGGCGGTCTTCGTGTTGCACGAGGTGTTCGAGACGCCGTACAAGGAGATCGCCGAGGCGGTGGGCAAGACGCCGGCTGCGGTCCGGCAGATCGGCCACCGCGCCCGCGAGCACGTCGACTCCCGTCGGCCCCGGATGCAGGTGGACCGCAGCCAACAGGAAGCGGCGGTCGAGAAGTTCCTGGCCGCCGTCTCCACCGGTGACGTGGAGGCGCTGGTGGAGGTCCTCGCACCCGACGTGGTGGTGATCGCCGACGGTGGGGGCATCGCGACTGCAGTGCCGAGGCCGATCGTCGGGGCCCGGCGCGTGGCGATCTTCCTGGCCCGCGCGGCCAAGCTCCCGGACTTCGTCACACGACCCGTCTGCTTCAACGGTATGCCGGGTTTCCGGATCGACGTCGGGGACGAGCCCACCGCGGTGAGTGTGGCGGTCGACGACGGTCGGATCACCCGGGTCTATGCCATCCGTAACCCGCACAAACTGGGTTCGATGGACAAGACGGCGGAACTGCGCCGGTGATGTTCGCTTCAGGCGTACAGCGGTCGGGAAACGTTTCGACGACCTGCGGCGTTGCACCATCAGTGCAGGTCGACTCCGCGATTTCGACGGGTGGAGGAGCGGCGGCCGGGAAGGGCGCCCACTAGAGTGTGAAGTGGGGTCGTGGAACCTTCGGTTCCGGAGGCCGTCAGCCTGTTGTGCCGGAGCGAGACGCAGCGGAAAGGCACGAGATCGCGGGACGCGATGCTCGTACCGGGACCGTTGGAAAATGTGAGGGAGAGCGATGTTCGAGAGGTTCACCGATCGCGCGCGGCGCGTCGTCGTCCTGGCTCAAGAAGAAGCCAGGATGCTCAACCACAACTACATCGGCACGGAACACATCCTGCTCGGCCTCATCCATGAGGGCGAGGGTGTGGCGGCGAAGTCGCTGGAGTCGTTGGGTATCTCCCTCGAAGGTGTCCGCAGCCAGGTCGAGGAGATCATCGGCCAGGGCCAGCAGGCCCCGTCCGGTCACATTCCTTTCACTCCCCGTGCCAAGAAGGTCCTCGAGCTCAGCCTCCGCGAGGCGCTGCAGCTCGGACACAACTACATCGGCACCGAGCACATCCTGCTCGGCCTGATCCGTGAGGGCGAGGGCGTCGCCGCCCAGGTCCTGGTCAAGCTGGGTGCCGACCTCAACCGGGTTCGGCAGCAGGTCATCCAGCTGCTGTCGGGCTACCAGGGCAAGGAGCCGGCGGAGGCGGGCGCGAGCCGCGGCGAGGCGGGCACCCCGTCGACGTCGCTGGTCCTCGACCAGTTCGGCCGCAACCTCACCCAGGCCGCTCTCGAGGGCAAGCTCGATCCGGTCATCGGCCGCTCGAAGGAGATCGAGCGGGTCATGCAGGTCCTGTCCCGCCGCACCAAGAACAACCCTGTTCTCATCGGTGAGCCGGGTGTCGGCAAGACCGCCGTCGTCGAGGGCCTCGCGCAGGCCATCGTCAACGGTGAGGTGCCCGAGACCCTCAAGGACAAGCAGCTCTACACCCTGGACCTGGGGTCGCTGGTCGCCGGCAGCCGCTACCGCGGTGATTTCGAGGAGCGCCTGAAGAAGGTCCTCAAGGAGATCAACACCCGCGGCGACATCATCCTGTTCATCGACGAGCTGCACACGCTGGTCGGCGCGGGCGCGGCCGAGGGTGCGATCGACGCTGCCTCGATCCTCAAGCCGAAGCTGGCCCGTGGTGAGCTGCAGACCATCGGTGCCACCACGCTCGACGAGTACCGCAAGTACATCGAGAAGGACGCCGCACTCGAGCGCCGCTTCCAGCCGGTGCAGGTCGGCGAGCCGACGGTCGAGCACACCATCGAGATCCTCAAGGGGCTGCGCGACCGCTACGAGGCGCACCACCGTGTCTCGATCACCGACGGCGCGCTGGTCGCGGCGGCCACCCTGGCCGACCGGTACATCAACGACCGCTTCCTGCCGGACAAGGCCATCGACCTCATCGACGAGGCCGGTGCCCGAATGCGTATCCGCCGGATGACCGCTCCGCCGGACCTGCGCGAGTTCGACGACAAGATCGCGGACGCCCGCCGCGAGAAGGAGTCCGCGATCGACGCGCAGGACTTCGAGAAGGCCGCGAACCTGCGTGACAAGGAGAAGACCCTCGTCGCACAGCGTGCCGAGCGGGAGAAGCAGTGGCGTTCCGGGGATCTGGACGTCATTGCCGAGGTCGACGACGAGCAGATCGCCGAGGTGCTGGGCAACTGGACCGGTATCCCGGTCTTCAAGCTCACCGAGGAGGAGACCACGCGTCTGCTCCGTATGGAGGAGGAGCTGCACAAGCGGATCATCGGCCAGGAGGACGCCGTCAAGGCGGTCTCGAAGGCGATCCGTCGCACCCGCGCCGGCCTGAAGGACCCGAAGCGTCCGTCCGGCTCGTTCATCTTCGCCGGCCCGTCCGGTGTCGGTAAGACCGAGCTGTCCAAGGCGCTCGCGAACTTCCTGTTCGGCGAGGACGATGCGCTCATCCAGATCGACATGGGCGAGTTCCACGACCGGTTCACCGCGTCGCGGCTGTTCGGTGCGCCTCCCGGCTACGTCGGCTACGAGGAGGGCGGCCAGCTCACCGAGAAGGTGCGCCGCAAGCCGTTCTCCGTGGTCCTGTTCGACGAGATCGAGAAGGCACACCAGGAGATCTACAACACCCTCCTGCAGGTGCTCGAGGACGGCCGTCTCACCGACGGCCAGGGCCGCACGGTCGACTTCAAGAACACCGTGCTGATCTTCACCTCGAACCTCGGTACCTCGGACATCTCGAAGGCCGTGGGTCTGGGCTTCTCGGCCGGGACGGGCAGCGAGTCGAACTACGAGCGCATGAAGCTCAAGGTCAACGACGAGCTCAAGAAGCACTTCCGCCCCGAGTTCCTCAACCGCATCGACGACATCATCGTCTTCCACCAGCTGTCTCAGGACGAGATCATCCAGATGGTGGACCTGATGATCGGCCGTGTCGCGACGCAGCTGAAGAACAAGGACATGGCGATCGACCTGTCCGAGCGGGCCAAGTCGCTGCTCGCCAAGCGCGGCTTCGATCCCGTCCTGGGTGCGCGGCCGCTGCGTCGCACCATCCAGCGCGAGATCGAGGACCAGCTGTCGGAGAAGATCCTCTTCAACGAGCTCACGCCCGGTCAGATCGTCCACGTGGACGTCGAGGGCTGGGACGGCGAGGGTGCCGGCGAGGACGCGAAGTTCACGTTCCGTGGCGAGGACAAGCCGGTGACCGTGCCGGACGAGGTTCCGATCGATCTGGCGAAGTCGGGGGCGGCGGACGCGGAGTAATTTGCGCCGGAAGCTGAAGCGAAGAGATCGTCGGTGGCATTGCCGCCGACGATCTCTTCGTCTGTTCGGGGGGGGGTGACGCGACGCGTCTCAGGCGGCGATCACCGGACGGTCGGCGCGGCCGGACCAGTTGGCCAGGCGTTCGGTAGGGCCCGCTCCCGCGGCCGGTTCGATCACCGCGCCGAACGGGACGTGCCCGCCGCGGGGGCTGGCCGGGATCGCGCGGCGGGCCACCGCCAGTGCCGCTTCGACGAGTGCGGGGTCGGCCTCGGCCGGCTGCCCCGTCGCCACGGCCAGGTCCCAGCCGTGGACCAGCGTCTCGTTCAGGTAGCCCCAGATCGCGGCTTGCCCGGGAACCCGGCCCCACGGCGCGGTGACGATGGCGGCGAGCAGGGCGTCGTCGTCCCAGACCACCCACATCTTCTCGCCGGCCGCCCGGTACGCGGCGGTCCAGTCACCGTCGTCGCCGGCGGCGGTCGCGACCAGCGGCACCGAGGCCGGGTCGCCGCCCGCGCCGATGACGCGCGCCCGGTCGACGGTGGCGACCAGGTGACCCATCAGGGTCGCGACGTCGAATTCGTCGCACGGCGTCGGCTGCGTCAGTTGATCCGGTCGCACCTCGCCCATCAGGGTGGCCACCCAGGCCAGGGCGTCGCGGTACAGGGGCCGGGGGTCGGTGATGTCGGTCATCGTGGGCCTTTCGTTCGAGTGCACGTGTGCGGACCGGGCCCACTCTCGCCGCTAATCACGACATCCTCTGTCATGTATTTCTGGGAGACTGCGGCAATGCGTGCCGACCGCCTGCTCTCCCTGATGTTGTTGCTGCGAAACCGGGGTCGGATGTCCGCGACGGCACTCGCCCGCGAGTTGGAGGTGTCCCCGCGCACGGTGCTCCGCGATGTTGAGGCGCTGTCGGCGGCCGGGATTCCCGTCTACGCCGAACGCGGCCGCTACGGCGGGTTCGCCCTGCTGCCCGGGTTCACCACCGATCTCACCGGACTGACGGTGGGCGAGGCGAAGGCACTGCTCACGGCGGGCGTCGCGTCCACCTCCGAGTCGCTGGGGATGGCACCGGCTTTCGCGTCCGCGATGCGGAAGGTGGTGGCCGCGATGCCCGACACCCACCGCACGGCCGCCACCCGGATCGCGGAACGGGTGCTCGTGCGCCAGGGTGGTTGGCTCACCGATCCCACCCGCGACGAGCATCTCGGGCTGATCCAGCAGGTGGTGTTCGAGGGGCTCCGGCTACGGATCCGGTACGCCGCCCGAGGTTGCGAATCACGATGGCGCACAGTGGATCCGATCGGCCTGGTCAACGCGGCTGGTCGCTGGTATCTGGTGGCGACGCACCGCGGCGCCGAGCGCACGTACCGACTGTCCCGCATCGAGGACGTCCGCGCGCTCGAGGAGTCGGCGCGGCGCGCACCTGTCGTCGACCTGGCCGGGATCTGGGACCGGCGGCGGGCGGAGTTCCGTGCGCTGCACGAATCCGTGACGGCCACCGTCCGGGTGCGCGCCGAGCGGCGGGACGACCTGCTCGGCGCGGTGGTCGCCACCGTCGCCGAGACGCCGGTGGACGGGTGGATCACGGCGGAGGTCGAGTTCGGCGACGCCGCGCACGCGGGGAGCGTGCTGTGGATGCTCGGCGCGGACGCCGAACTCCTCGGGCCCGAGGGCCTGCGCGAAACGATCAGGCTCCAGGCGGCGGGCATGGCCGACCGGCACCGGTCCGGCCGACCGGCACCGAACCCGTGACCACCGTGACGTGGGCGGCGCGCCGGGTGCGGTCCGGACCGAACAGTGCGTCCTCCTGCCGGGCCCAGCGGTCCCAGTACGGCCGGAACATGTCCCCGTCGCGTTGCAGGGCGCGGCGCATCCGCTCGCCGGCCGGGGCGTCGACGAACACTCGCACCGCGTAGTGCCGGCGTGCGGGACCGCAGGTCGATCCGGCGCCCTCGACGATCAGGTAGCGGTGGCGGCGGACCGCCCGCCACTCGGCGTAGTCGCCGCGATGCCAGTCGTAGCGCCGATACCGTGGGCTCCGGCCGCGTCCGGCGGGGGCGAGTACCCGTCGGACGAGAATCGGCACCGCCGCCGCCAGTCCGTCCCAGCCCGGGTACAGGTCGTCCATCCGGACGATCGGTGCGTCGTCGAGTGCCGCGGCGACTCGGTCGGCGAGGGTCGACTTTCCGCTCCCGGAGGGGCCGTCGATACCGATCAGGATCGGTCCGTGCCCGCCGTGTCCGGGACGCTGCCGGTGTGCAGCGTGCGCGAGTGCGACGATCCGGGCGGCGGTCATGGTCGGTCCTTCTGTATCGGGTCCTCGGCCAGGATGTCACGGTCGGTCGGACCCCGGTCGGGAGGCTTTCCGCGTACGGTCGAGACCGGAACCGTCCGCTATCGCGAGGAGGATGACGTCATGCCGACACGTACCGCACGCACCGCGTGGAACGGGACACTCGAACAAGGTTCGGGCCAGGTCGAATTCACCAGTTCCGGGGTGGGCACGTACGAGGTGTCGTTCCCGAAGCGCGCGGCCGACGACGCGGGCGGCACCACCAGTCCGGAGGAGATGATCGCGGCCGCGCATTCGTCGTGTTTCGCGATGCAGTTGTCGGCACTCATCGCCGAGGCCGGTGGCACTCCGCAGAGCCTCGAGGTGCGCGCCGACGTCTCGCTCGGTCCGGACGATCCGGGGTTCAAGCTGACGGGGATCGTGCTCACCGTGCGCGGTGAGGTCGACGGTCTGGACGCGGCCGGGTTCGCGCGCGTCGCGCAGGCCGCGAAGGAATCGTGCCCGGTGAGCAAGGCCCTGACCGGTGTCCCGATCACCTTGGACGCCGCCCTCGACTGACCGTCGCCGCGTCTGTGACGAGACGTCGTCCTCCGTCCGGGGGACGACGTCTCGTCTTTCGTTCGGGTCGTCCCCCAGGTTCCTCCTCCGATCGGCCGACGGATCCTGCGTTCGACGGATCCCGACTTGTCGGTGTCCGTGCGTACGGTGCATCCGTATCGGGTTCACGCTGCGGGGTCGGCGGGGCCATTCGTCGACGGAGGGGACGGTTCTCACGATCCGCGTACAGAAGCCCGAGGGGGGCGTGTCGGAGCAGTACGACGTGGCGCTCTTGGTTCCGTGGTCGGTGGCCGCGGTCCTGCTGGGGGTGGTGGTGGCGCTCGCGTTTCTCGCCCGCACGCGTGGTGTGCTGCGTGACGAGATGGTGCGGGCCGAGGAGCGGGCCCGGATCGCGCGCGACATGCACGACACGCTCGCGGCGGGCCTGAGTCGTATCTCGTTGTTCGCGAGTGCATTGCAGGTCAACGCCGGCGAGTCGGCGGAGAAGGTGGCGAACTCGGCGGCACAGATCCGGGCGGCCGCGCACGAGGCGCTGGACGAGTTGAAGAGCATCGTGGGGGTGCTGCGGGGAACTGTGGGCGGCCGGGACCGGGTGGGGCACCAGGGGATCGATGCGGTCCCGGAGTTGACGCAGTCGGCTCGGGCGGCGGGACTGCACTGCACGCTCACGACGGATCTCGCCCCCGGCGATGTGGGGACGCTGGCCGGGCACGTCTGTTTCCGGGTGGTGCAGGAGGCGCTCACCAATGCCCAGAAGTACGCGCACGATCAGGTGGTCGCCGTCGTGGTGCGGGGTGCGCCGGAGTGTGGCATCCGTGTCGATGTGCGGAACGCGCTCAGCGCCGAGCCCAGCCGGTTCGATGTCGGCTCCCGGACGGGGTTACAGGGGTTGACGGAACAGGCGCGTGAGGTGGGCGGCACCCTCGAGGCGGGTCCGGTGGGTGACGGGTTCGTCGTGAGCTGCTGGGTCCCCTGGTCGGGCTGAGACGGGCGAATGTGTCGGTGCCGGAACATATCCTGTCCGCACTATGACAAATCCCGGTGCGATTTCCGTGTTGATCGTCGACGATGATCCGTTCGTCCGGCGTGGCCTCGCCGACATCTTCCGTCCTGTCCCGGACATCGTGGTCGCGGGTGACGCCGCCGACGGAGACGAGGTGCCGGAGGCTGTCGAGCGGTGCCGCCCGCGGGTGGTGTTGATGGATCTGAAGATGCGCCGGGTCGGTGGCCTCGAGGCCACGCAGGAACTGATGCGGCGGCCGAATCCGCCGCGGGTGGTGACCATGACGTCGATGGACGTCGACGATCTGGTGGTTCGGTCGGTCGAGGCGGGGGCCCACAGTTTCCTGAGCAAGGATGCGTCTCCGGGAACGTTCCACCAGTCGGTGCGGGCGGTCGCGACGGGTAACACGTTGTTCAGCCGAGAGTCGTTGCGCCGCATCGTCGCTGCGGTGTCCGGTCCGCGCCGGGCGGGTCCGGATCTGGGGTGCCTGACCGATCGTGAGCGGGATGTGCTGGTGGTGCTCGCATCGGGTGAATCCAACGCGGAGATCGGCAAGCGGTTGTACCTGAGCGAGACGACGGTGAAGTCGCACGTGTCGGCGATCTTCGGGAAGCTCGGTGCGCGCAACCGGGTGGAGGCGGCGCTCCTGGCGTTCCGAGCCGGTCTGGTGGACTGAGGTGCAACCGTCCACTGCACCGTGGTACATATGGTGACATAGATCACATCTCGGTCGGCGGTGGTGTCCGCCCGGCCGATCGGCAGGAGGACGGCGTATGGGGAGCCTGAAGATTCATCCGCACAGCCGTGTCACCGGGTACACGACCGCGGGAGCGTGGACGTCGGACACGATCCAGGGGGTGTTCGCCGACCGGGTCCGGGAACGCGGTGCCCACCTCGCGGTGGCCGACCCGGCGGACAAGACCGGCCTCGTCGACCGTCTGCCGATGCGCCTGACGTGGCGCGAACTGGATGCCGAGGTGGACGCTGCGGCCGCGACGCTCATGGCGTCCGGAATTCGGGCCGGCGACGTCGTCGCCGTGCAACTGCCGAACACGGTGGAGCAGGTCGTGGTGTTCCTGGCGGTGTGGCGGCTCGGTGCGATCGTGACGCCGCTGTCGGTGTCGGCGGATGCGGAGCAGATCGTCGACGCGTGCAACGAGGCGTGCGTCGGCGCCTACGTCACCGCCACCCGGGTCGGCGCGGATCGGGTTGCGGACCGGATGCTGGCGGTGCGCTCCCGGATCCCGACCCTGCAGGTGGTCCTCGCGTACGGCGACGGGCTGCCGGACGGCGTAGTGGCGATGGGTGGCCCGTCGCTGCATTGCCACGACGAGGTGGCGGCGTACGCGGCGACTCTCGCCCCAGCCCCCGACGACTGCATCTCGATCTGCTGGACGGCCGGGACCGGTGGCCGGCCGAAGGGGGTGCCGCACGCGCACTGTGAATCTCTTGCTCTCGCACGGTCCGTCGTCGCCGATGCACGACTGGAGCCCGGTGACGTGATGCTCAACCCGGTGCCGTCGTCGACGGCGACGGGGATCACCGGAACTCTGCTGCCCTGGCTGGTCGCGGGATGTGTGCTGGTGCAGCACGAGCCGTCCGACGCCGCCGCGTTCGCGTCCCGGGTCGCGGACGAGAAGGTCACCTATACGGCGGCCCGGCCGTCGCTGCTGCCGGAACTCGAGGCGCGGCAGCCGGATCTGTCGACGCTCACCCGTATCGCGATCGGGGCCGGGCCGTTGTCCCCGGAGACGGCCCGCCGGTGGCAGGACCGGCACGGCATCGAGTTGGTCGACTACTTCGGCACGGTCGAGGGCGTGGTGCTGCGTTCGGATCCGGGTGCTCCGCTGGGGCAGCGGACGGTGCTGTATCCGCGGACCGGGTATGCGAACGGCACGGAGGTGGTGCTGGTCGGTCTCGACGGTGAGGGCGTGATCGAGGTCCCCGGTGTGCCGGGGGAGCTGCGAGTCCAGGGGCCGACGGTGTTCTCGGGATACCTGAATCCGGCACGGGACGGGGACCCGTTCGATGCCGACGGCCTCTTCGCGACGGGGGAGGTGTTCGAGATCGACGGGCCGGAGGGCGCGTATCTGCGCTATGTGGGGCGGCTCGGGCACGGCGGCGACGGCTGACCGGGCTGCGGAACAACCGGCTGCCGTCGCGCGTTCGAATGTTCTGTGTCGATAGAGAGCAACGAGAACAACCCTGTCCGCCCCACCGCGACGATCGAGGTGTGGTCCGACGTCGCCTGCCCGTGGTGCTACATCGGGAAGCGGCGCTTCGCGGCGGCGCTCGACGCGTTTCCCGGCCGGGACCGGATCGAGGTGGTGTGGCGGTCGTACCAGCTGGCGCCGGACACCCCGGTCGGTGCGCGACGCGGGGAACTCGAGGCGCTCGTCGAGCAGAAGGGGATGCCGGCCGATCAGGTGCGCGGCATGTTCGCGCACGTCGCGGCGACGGGCGCGGCGGACGGTCTGGTGCTGGACTTCGACACGGTGATCGCGGCCAACACGTTCGACGCGCACCGGCTTCTGCATCTGGCCGGGGAGCGGCGGGACGCGGTGCTCGAGGCGCTGTTCCGGGCTCACTTCACCGACGGGCGTGTGATCGACGACCGTGCCGTGCTCGTCGAGATCGCAGCCGAGGCCGGACTGGACGTCGACGAGGTGCGTGCGGCGCTGGGCAGTGACGTCGCCGCGGATCTGGTGCGGGCCGATCTCGAGGAGGCACGCCGGCTCGGGGTGACGGGGGTGCCGTTCTTCGTCGCGAACCGGCAGCTCGCGGTCTCGGGGGCGCAGCCGACCTCGGTGTTCACGGAACTGTTGCGTCGGGCGCTCGAACGGAACGACGGTGACGACGACGCAGCCCCCGGCGGGACGGCCGAGGGCTGCAGCGACGACGGGTGCGCGATCTAGCGGGTACGGGGGATCAGGATTCGGGCTTCGCCGGCACGTCGAGGACGACTTCGAACTCCAGCAGGGACGCGCCGGTCGCGACCGGTTTGGCGCGCTCGCCGGCATGCGCGGCGCGGGCGTCGCCGTCCCGCCACGCGACGAAGGCGTCCTCGGTCTCCCATTGCGTCACCACGAAGTAGCGGTTCTCGCCCGCGACCGGACGCAGCAACTGGAATCCGAGGAAACCGGGGGAGTTCTCGACCGCGCCGGCTCGGGCGGCGAACCGCTTCTCCAGTTCGGGGCCGGCGCCCTCGGGGATCTCGATTGCGTTGATCTTCACGACTGCCATGGGCGCGACGGTACTCCGGCGCGCTCGGCGGTGGGTTACCGTCGGTGCCGTGTTGCACGACGAGGGTGGGACGGGGCGGCCGATACTGCTGCTGCACGGGCTGATGGGCAGTGCCCGGACGTGGTCGCGGCACGTGTCGTGGCTGCGCGGACACGGGCACGTCTACACGTTCGACGCGGCCGGTCACGGGCGTCCGATCGACGGGGATCCGACGACGGAGCTGTTCGTCGAGGATCTGGCGTCGGCGCTCGGGGATGTCGCGGAGCCGCTGACGGTGATCGGGCATTCGATGGGGGCGTTGCACGCGTGGTGTTTCGCGGCCGCGTATCCGGATCGGGTGCGGGCGCTGGTCCTCGAGGACATGGCGCCGGATTTCCGGGGTCGGACCGCGAAGGATTGGGCGGCAATGGTTTCCGCGTGGCCGCAGCCGTTTCCCACCGAGGAGTCGGTGCTCGAATATTTCGGTGAGGTCGCCGGACGGTACTTCCTCGATTCGTTCGAGCGCCGCCCCGACGGCTGGTATCTGCACGGCGACGTCGCGACGTTCCGGGACATCTCCGAGGAGTGGGGCACCCGGCACTTCTGGGCGCAGTGGGACGCGGTGCGGGCGCCGGCGCTGCTCATCGAGGGCGAGTTCACGATCACGCCCGAGGGGCAGATGCGCCGGATGCTCGAGGGGCACGACGCCCGCTACGTGTGGGTGCGCCGTGCGGGGCATCTCGTGCACGACGATCAGCCCGAGCAGTATCGGGAGGCTGTCGAGGAGTTCCTGACGTCGCTTCGTTAGGAGCCTTCGCCGGCGAGGGCGAACAGGCCGTCGTCGGTCTGTTCGACGAGTCCGTCGACGAGCAGCGAATCCAGGGCGCGGTCCCGCTGGCCCGGATCGCGCAGCCACACCAGGTCCAGTTCGGCGCGTTCGACGGGGCGGGTGCTGGCGCGCAGGACGTCCATGAGTTTGCCGCGCACCTGGCGGTCGGTGCCGGCGAACTTCTGCACCTTGCGGGGCTCGCCGGTGTAGGCGGGGCGACCGGCCTCGACCCAGGTGCAGCGTGGCAGGGGGCACGCGTCACAGTCCGGGGTGCGGGCGGTGCACACGGTGGCGCCGAGTTCCATCAGGGCCGCCGAGAACCGGGCGGCGCGTTCGCGACCGCGGGGCAGCAGCGCTTCGACGTCGGCCATGTCACGTTTGGCGGACGGGTTCCCCTGGTCGGCGCGACCGTGTACGGCGCGGGCGACGACGCGTCGAACATTGGTGTCCACCACGGGGACTCGTTGATCGTAGGCGAAGCAGGCGACGGCACGGGCGGTGTAGTCACCGATGCCGGGCAGGCCGAGCAGGACGGCGACGTCGGCGGGTACGGCGTCGCCGTGTTCGGACGCCAGCACACCCGCGCATTCGTGCAGGCGCAGGGCCCGCCGCGGGTAGCCGAGCTTGCCCCATGCGCGCAGCACGTCGGCCTGGCTCGACGCCGCCATCGCGGACGGGACGGGCCAG from Prescottella sp. R16 includes these protein-coding regions:
- a CDS encoding carboxymuconolactone decarboxylase family protein, which translates into the protein MTGNTRIPKAEMTGVYAAVVKRMSRKMLGDVADPVAVTWHNRKVLNFSFTVGRKVQKWDKCDENLKSFAHMAVASLVGCSFCLDFGYFQAHNEGLDLAKAREVPRWRESDVFTPLERDVMEYAEAMTATPPTVTDELSARLLDALGPAALVELTAFVAVSNLMTRTNTALGVESQEFSASCGLEPLAVRSTT
- a CDS encoding RNA polymerase sigma-70 factor — protein: MTDDPFVAHRSLLFTVAYEMLGSAADAEDVVQETWLRWADVDRSEVREPRAYLVRIVTRQALNRLRSLSRRREDYVGEWLPEPLLTTPDIADDVELAENVSIAMLTVLETLGPIERAVFVLHEVFETPYKEIAEAVGKTPAAVRQIGHRAREHVDSRRPRMQVDRSQQEAAVEKFLAAVSTGDVEALVEVLAPDVVVIADGGGIATAVPRPIVGARRVAIFLARAAKLPDFVTRPVCFNGMPGFRIDVGDEPTAVSVAVDDGRITRVYAIRNPHKLGSMDKTAELRR
- a CDS encoding ATP-dependent Clp protease ATP-binding subunit, with product MFERFTDRARRVVVLAQEEARMLNHNYIGTEHILLGLIHEGEGVAAKSLESLGISLEGVRSQVEEIIGQGQQAPSGHIPFTPRAKKVLELSLREALQLGHNYIGTEHILLGLIREGEGVAAQVLVKLGADLNRVRQQVIQLLSGYQGKEPAEAGASRGEAGTPSTSLVLDQFGRNLTQAALEGKLDPVIGRSKEIERVMQVLSRRTKNNPVLIGEPGVGKTAVVEGLAQAIVNGEVPETLKDKQLYTLDLGSLVAGSRYRGDFEERLKKVLKEINTRGDIILFIDELHTLVGAGAAEGAIDAASILKPKLARGELQTIGATTLDEYRKYIEKDAALERRFQPVQVGEPTVEHTIEILKGLRDRYEAHHRVSITDGALVAAATLADRYINDRFLPDKAIDLIDEAGARMRIRRMTAPPDLREFDDKIADARREKESAIDAQDFEKAANLRDKEKTLVAQRAEREKQWRSGDLDVIAEVDDEQIAEVLGNWTGIPVFKLTEEETTRLLRMEEELHKRIIGQEDAVKAVSKAIRRTRAGLKDPKRPSGSFIFAGPSGVGKTELSKALANFLFGEDDALIQIDMGEFHDRFTASRLFGAPPGYVGYEEGGQLTEKVRRKPFSVVLFDEIEKAHQEIYNTLLQVLEDGRLTDGQGRTVDFKNTVLIFTSNLGTSDISKAVGLGFSAGTGSESNYERMKLKVNDELKKHFRPEFLNRIDDIIVFHQLSQDEIIQMVDLMIGRVATQLKNKDMAIDLSERAKSLLAKRGFDPVLGARPLRRTIQREIEDQLSEKILFNELTPGQIVHVDVEGWDGEGAGEDAKFTFRGEDKPVTVPDEVPIDLAKSGAADAE
- a CDS encoding TIGR03086 family metal-binding protein, coding for MTDITDPRPLYRDALAWVATLMGEVRPDQLTQPTPCDEFDVATLMGHLVATVDRARVIGAGGDPASVPLVATAAGDDGDWTAAYRAAGEKMWVVWDDDALLAAIVTAPWGRVPGQAAIWGYLNETLVHGWDLAVATGQPAEADPALVEAALAVARRAIPASPRGGHVPFGAVIEPAAGAGPTERLANWSGRADRPVIAA
- a CDS encoding YafY family protein, producing the protein MRADRLLSLMLLLRNRGRMSATALARELEVSPRTVLRDVEALSAAGIPVYAERGRYGGFALLPGFTTDLTGLTVGEAKALLTAGVASTSESLGMAPAFASAMRKVVAAMPDTHRTAATRIAERVLVRQGGWLTDPTRDEHLGLIQQVVFEGLRLRIRYAARGCESRWRTVDPIGLVNAAGRWYLVATHRGAERTYRLSRIEDVRALEESARRAPVVDLAGIWDRRRAEFRALHESVTATVRVRAERRDDLLGAVVATVAETPVDGWITAEVEFGDAAHAGSVLWMLGADAELLGPEGLRETIRLQAAGMADRHRSGRPAPNP
- a CDS encoding OsmC family protein; this encodes MPTRTARTAWNGTLEQGSGQVEFTSSGVGTYEVSFPKRAADDAGGTTSPEEMIAAAHSSCFAMQLSALIAEAGGTPQSLEVRADVSLGPDDPGFKLTGIVLTVRGEVDGLDAAGFARVAQAAKESCPVSKALTGVPITLDAALD
- a CDS encoding sensor histidine kinase — protein: MALLVPWSVAAVLLGVVVALAFLARTRGVLRDEMVRAEERARIARDMHDTLAAGLSRISLFASALQVNAGESAEKVANSAAQIRAAAHEALDELKSIVGVLRGTVGGRDRVGHQGIDAVPELTQSARAAGLHCTLTTDLAPGDVGTLAGHVCFRVVQEALTNAQKYAHDQVVAVVVRGAPECGIRVDVRNALSAEPSRFDVGSRTGLQGLTEQAREVGGTLEAGPVGDGFVVSCWVPWSG
- a CDS encoding response regulator transcription factor — translated: MTNPGAISVLIVDDDPFVRRGLADIFRPVPDIVVAGDAADGDEVPEAVERCRPRVVLMDLKMRRVGGLEATQELMRRPNPPRVVTMTSMDVDDLVVRSVEAGAHSFLSKDASPGTFHQSVRAVATGNTLFSRESLRRIVAAVSGPRRAGPDLGCLTDRERDVLVVLASGESNAEIGKRLYLSETTVKSHVSAIFGKLGARNRVEAALLAFRAGLVD